Part of the Citrobacter sp. Marseille-Q6884 genome, TGAAACTGGGTTACGACTGGAAAGTCGGTGATGCTGGCTACGTAACGCCGTACGGCAGCATATCGGGTCTGTTCCAGTCTGGAGATGACTATAAGCTCAGCAACGACATGAAAGTTGATGGTCAGTCCTATGACAGCCTGCGTTATGAACTGGGTGTAGATACAGGTTATACCTTCACCTATAGCGAAGATCAGGCGCTGACGCCGTACTTTAAACTGGCCTATGTTTACGACGACTCAAACAATGATTCTGACGTAAACGGTGATTCTATTGACAACGGTGTTGAAGGTTCTGCGGTTCGTGTTGGACTGGGTACTCAGTTTAGCTTCACCAAAAACTTCAGCGCATACAGCGATGCTAACTACCTTGGCGGCGGTGATGTCGATCAGGACTGGTCTGCAAACGTAGGCGTTAAATATACCTGGTAAGCTATTTCTTACTGCGAAAATACAGGTAATTAAAGTTAAAATGCCCGTCAAGGATTTGGCGGGCATTAATGTAAGGATGCTCGAATGCTGTCTGTAGGCAAGCCCCTTCATGAGTTTGCTAAGCTCAATAAATGTTTATCTGGGTATGGTACTCGTTTCGAGTTTTGCAATGAAAAACAAACCCTATTTTCCAGTGATATAAATAGTGACGATATATTCATTATTTTAGAGGGGATTATCTCTCTGAAAAGAAACGATGATGTTCTTATCGGAATGGCACAGGCACCTTTTATTATGGGGCTGGCTGATAGTGTGATGAGAACGGATGTGCAATATAAGTTAATGGCAGAAAGCCACTGCTCTGGATATCATCTTCCCGCCTCTCAAACGATCAGTATCATTGAGCAGCATCACCTGTGGCGAGAAGCCTTCTGCTGGTTAGCATGGCAAAATAAGACACTGGAACTGCGCGATTTACAGTTGATTGGTCATAATTCATACGAACAAATTCGGGCAACGTTAATTGCGATGAACGAATGGGATCAAGAGCTACGCTCCCGTATAGGCGTGATGAACTATATTCATCAGCGCACACGAATATCTCGTTCTGTCGTTGCCGAAGTGCTTGCGGCGCTGCGCAAAGGAAATTATATCAAAATGAACAAAGGCAAACTGGTTAGCATCAACCGTTTGCCTTTTGAGTACTAAATCAGGATGCAGGAACGACCAGCGGCTTATTTCCGCTTAATTCTGCCACCAGATTATTGATACCGTCACTCATATTGGTAAAACGGGTCAGTGGGGAACGGGTCACCACGACAAAAGCGCCAACGTTTTTCTGCGGAATCATCGCCATGTAAGTGATGAAGCCACCGCCGCCACCTGTTTTCTGAATGATTCCTGGTCGGCCATTCTTCGGTGCCATGTATACCCAGCCCAAACCCAGCGCATCGGCTTTGCCAGGTACATCCATACCGATCACTTTGGTGAGCTGTGTACGCTGATAAATCAGCGTCTGCATACGATCGGCCTGTTGACTGCGATGATAGAAATCAGACGAGAGATACTGCTGCATCCAGCGCATCATATCGCCAGGCGTGGAATAGACGCCGCCACTGCCCATCGCGGCCAGTGTATTGTTACACGGACTGGCACCTTTTTCCGCGATCATCAGACGCTTACACTGATCGGGGGAGGGGGTAAAGGTGGTGTCTTTCATCCCGAGCGGTCGCGTGATTTTCTCTTCAAAAAGCTGTGGATAAGGTTTACCGGCGGCTGTTCCCAGCGCATCGGCCAGCAGATCGAACGCCAGGTTTGAATACGAAGCTTGCGAACCTGGAGCAGCTTTCAACGTGGCGGTAGAGAGATAGCTCCAGCGCTGCTCGCGGGTCGGCCAGACAAATACCGGACGTTTTGCTGCGCCACCAGGCTGTTCGCGTGGCAGGGCACTGGTATGTGTAGCCAGATTCACCAGGGTGATCGGCGTTCCCTTATAGGTCGGAACGCGCGCGCCGGGTGGTGCATATTTACTCAACGGGTCGTTCAGTTTCACCGTGCCCTGATCGAGTAATTTCACCAGCATTTCACTGGTCATCAATTTGGTAATCGAGGCAATTCGAATCACGGAGTCCAGTTGCGGATGAACATTATTACCGGGACGCGTTTCGCCAAAGCTGCGAAAGACGCGCTGGTTGCCGTCAATCACCACGAGTGCCATCCCCGTAGCCCCGCTGCCGTAGAAGATATGGTCGGCATAACGATCAACGATGTCGGAAGCGAAGACGGGATCGGTTATAGGCTGTGCCGCCTGGACAGATGTCAATGACGCCGCACACAGCGCGGCAGAAAAAAGCAGACTACGTTTCAACGGTGGTGTCCATGAGTTAGATGAAGTAAATAAGGATGACGTGCGTATGCGTATTTATACTACTGAACGGCATATTGCAAAGCGCTAATACGCCAATGATAGTGTGAAAAACGTAACGATGAGTAAACGTGAGTCTTTCCTCGAGAGTCGATGTTCGCTTTTGTGATCTCACGCTGTGATAATCTGAATATGCTGGAACGCTGTCTTATGTGAAAACCACAGAAACAATTCTTCAGGGCCGGGTTGCGAACTAAGTGCGCGGGTTCTGGTCACAATTGTCGGTTTCAGCTTGTGTTTTTGGGCGTAAGCCGTCTTGCCGCCTTCATCAAGGTCGCAAATGCACAGCAGTCGTCATAACGATAAGAAGTTAGCAGGAGAGTACGATGTTTAAGTCTTTTTTCCCAAAGCCGGGGCCGTTCTTTATTTCGGCATTTATTTGGGCACTGGTCGCCGTTGTTTTTTGGCAGGCTGGAGGGGGCGCCTGGGTAGCCCGTATCACGGGGGCCTCCGGTGATGTACCTATCAGCGCGGCACGATTCTGGTCGCTGGATTACCTGATTTTTTACGCATACTACATTCTTTGCGTCGGGGTATTCGCACTGTTTTGGTTTCTCTACAG contains:
- the iprA gene encoding hydrogen peroxide resistance inhibitor IprA, producing the protein MLSVGKPLHEFAKLNKCLSGYGTRFEFCNEKQTLFSSDINSDDIFIILEGIISLKRNDDVLIGMAQAPFIMGLADSVMRTDVQYKLMAESHCSGYHLPASQTISIIEQHHLWREAFCWLAWQNKTLELRDLQLIGHNSYEQIRATLIAMNEWDQELRSRIGVMNYIHQRTRISRSVVAEVLAALRKGNYIKMNKGKLVSINRLPFEY
- the ampH gene encoding D-alanyl-D-alanine-carboxypeptidase/endopeptidase AmpH codes for the protein MKRSLLFSAALCAASLTSVQAAQPITDPVFASDIVDRYADHIFYGSGATGMALVVIDGNQRVFRSFGETRPGNNVHPQLDSVIRIASITKLMTSEMLVKLLDQGTVKLNDPLSKYAPPGARVPTYKGTPITLVNLATHTSALPREQPGGAAKRPVFVWPTREQRWSYLSTATLKAAPGSQASYSNLAFDLLADALGTAAGKPYPQLFEEKITRPLGMKDTTFTPSPDQCKRLMIAEKGASPCNNTLAAMGSGGVYSTPGDMMRWMQQYLSSDFYHRSQQADRMQTLIYQRTQLTKVIGMDVPGKADALGLGWVYMAPKNGRPGIIQKTGGGGGFITYMAMIPQKNVGAFVVVTRSPLTRFTNMSDGINNLVAELSGNKPLVVPAS